The following proteins are co-located in the Gammaproteobacteria bacterium genome:
- a CDS encoding membrane hypothetical protein (Evidence 5 : Unknown function) yields MKLIYYRIWLAVGAILLTTVWWLSLTPHPISLDLTYGDKWGHLVAYTTLMLWAAWLWPHRRWLSGISLCVMGVVLEVLQAMTGYRFFEFTDMAANAMGVILGWILVYTPMSRGLLTLDTVLARWFGRLP; encoded by the coding sequence ATGAAATTAATCTATTATCGTATCTGGCTGGCTGTAGGAGCGATCCTGCTGACTACAGTCTGGTGGCTTTCGCTAACCCCACATCCGATTTCGCTTGACCTGACTTATGGCGACAAGTGGGGTCATTTGGTGGCTTATACCACCCTAATGCTATGGGCGGCATGGCTTTGGCCGCATCGGCGTTGGTTGTCGGGAATATCCCTGTGCGTCATGGGAGTAGTGTTGGAAGTATTGCAAGCCATGACCGGCTACCGCTTCTTTGAATTCACTGACATGGCGGCAAACGCCATGGGAGTAATCCTTGGGTGGATCCTTGTCTATACACCCATGTCTAGGGGATTGTTAACCCTGGACACCGTACTGGCGCGCTGGTTTGGCCGGTTACCCTAA